The Acinetobacter wuhouensis genome includes the window AAGTTTTACGTTGTTGTCTTTATTAAATTCTACATTCGTAAATGCAGGATATACTTCACCAATAGCATTAAAAGAGCCTAAAGAAATAGGTTGATTACCTGTGGCTACGATTGTGTACTCTAATTTTGATTCATCAAATTTCATTGTTTCAGAGATACCATTACCCTTAACAATCAGATAACTAGAGTCATTATCAACTTTAGACGAATCAGAATGATCACTACCACCACACCCAGCTAACACAAACATACTAAGTAGAGAAGAAACAGCTATTTTTTTCATAATTAAACCTTAATAAAACTCTTTTATTTTTAACTAGTTCTTAAATTATTTTATAACAGTTTTTTTACTTGGCGAAAATGCTATAGCCTGCAATAATCCACTTATCCTTTCTTTTTTATAAATAAAGCGAGCCTGACTGTGACTTTTTCTTCAGAACAAGATTTTTTAAATCAATACAATAAGAAAGACTTTGAAGCTCCTTTATTTACAGTCGATATGGCGATTTTTTCTGTTAATGCAGGTCAATTACAAGTTTTACTGATCAAGCGTTCCAATTTTCCACAAAAAGACAAATGGGCGCTACCGGGAGGTTTTGTCGATTTATCCAAAGATACAGATTTAATGGCTTCGGCACATCGTAAATTGGTTGAAAAAACAGGGTTGAAGTCACCACATTTGGAGCAAGTGTGCACGGTGGGCAATGCAACCCGTGACCCACGTGGTTGGGCGGTGACTTCTTTGTATTTTGCGCTGATTGATTTTAAAGAGTTTCAACGCATCGCTACTGAGCAAACTGAACAAAATAAGACTGAGTACAGCGAATGGATGACGATTGCTGATGCGAAAAAACTCGATTTGGCTTTTGACCACTTACAACTTTTAGATATGGCAGTGGAACGTTTAAGTTCTAAGGCACGTTATACCGCTTTGCCTGTCAGTTTGATGCCTGAATTGTTTACGTTGACTGAGCTACAACAAATTTATGAAATTATTTTAGGGCAAAGTTTAGAAAAGAAATCGTTTAGACGCCGTATGATTGAAGCGGGTGCAGTTGAAGAAACCGATCAATCGAAAATTGCAGGGAAACGCCCTGCTCAATTGTATAAATATGCTTTGGATAGTTTTGATTTTCACTTTCCAAGAATTTTGGAGTATCCGAGGAATTCACTTGATAAATCTTGAAATTATAAAACTTTAATAAGTAGTTCTGGAGAGAAGCTCATTGAGCTTTCTCGTATTTATTGATTTCCCTCAACAACAACATAAGTACCCATAGACATTTTTTCTTTAAGACATTGAACAATTTTTGCTAAAAAGTTCATAACCTCAATATCTGTAACATTTAATGTCTGAATTTTAGAAATGATAAGTAGAATATTCTCTTGATCGAAATAATTATCAAAACACGTATCAAAATACTGTTCCATCTCTCCTGAGTAAGGATTTAAAACAGGATACACTGATCTAAAAATTTCAATCACATAAGAAAAATCATCACTTGGTATGAAATACATCCTATTTCGATCATTATCAATTGGCTCAAAATCTTTACCTGCTGCCCAAATAAAAAAACCAATCTTGCTTACAGCTTCAGGATTTTCGTCAATTGTTAACTTTATTGGCATCGTATTAAGCACATCATTTTTATAATTTCAGTATTTATACATTGAAACCAACAAAATTGCTTTATCTTTAAATAAAGATCAAACAGGAATAATAACAATGACCGCCCTCACCTACTTCGAAATCCAATCCTCAAATCCTGAACGAGAAGTGAAATTCTATAGTGAAGTCTTTGGTTGGACATTTACAAAAGTCGAAGGCTTACCGATCCAATATTATCAGATCGAAACAGCAAATATTCACGGCGGCTTGCTCGAACGCCCTGCACAAACGCCTCCAATACATTGTGGAACCAATGCATTTACCTGCTCATTTGAAGTTGCTGATTTTGATCAAACTGCTGAGAAAATCTTAGCTTTGGGCGGTCAAGTTGCAATGGAAAAATTCGCCATTCCCAATAAATGCTGGCAAGGTTATTTTTTAGATGCCGCTAACAATACTTTTGGCTTAGTTCAAGTCGATCCAAATGCAGGATAAAAGAACAAGCTGTAAAACTTAGGCGACCAATCGTGTCGCCTATAGAAATTCATCCATCCTGAATATTCGAAAACATGCTAAATTACACAGGGCATTTCAAAGACTTGAGTTCACATGACTGTACGCTTTTTTCATACTTCAGATTGGCATTTGGGACAATTTTTCTATAACCATTCCCGTCAATACGAACATGAACAATTTTTAGTATGGTTACTTGAGCAAATCAAAGAAAAACAGCCACATGCATTATTAATCGCAGGCGATATTTTCGATGTGATCAATCCTGCATCATCGGCACAAAAACAACTTTATCAGTTCCTTGCAGATGCCCACGATCTTGCACCACACATGCAAACCCTCATGATCGCAGGTAACCATGACTCAGGTTATCGTATCGAACAGGTTGAACCATTACTTGAAAAATACCATGCTAAAACAGTCGGTGTAATTCATAAAAATAGTGAAGGTTTAATTGATTTAGATCGTTTACTCATTCCAATTTATGATGAAAATAAAAACATCGTCGCATGGTGTCTAGCTCTACCCTTTTTACGTCCTGCAGAAATTACAGGGTTAAATGAACACACAACGAATAGCCAAAATGCGATTGCCTATGTGCATCAGCAACTGATTTCAGCAGCCAAACAACGTAAAACCGATGATCAAGCTTTAATTTTGATGTCACATGCTCACATGCAAGGCGGTGAAACTTCGGACTCAGAACGCCCGATTATTATTGGTAATGAAGAGGCACTTTCGACTGCACTTTTTGATGATGTGATTGACTATGTGGCACTTGGACATTTACATAAACCGCAGAAAGTTGGTCAGGAACATATTCGCTACAGTGGTTCACCGATTCCTCTGTCATTCAGTGAAATAAACTATAAACATCAGATTGTTGAAGTTACGATTGATCCATCAAAAAATGATGAATCGCGTTTTCACTATGATGCAATTGCCATTCCACGCAGTATCAAACTGCATAAAATCAAAGGCGAACTGAATGAGGTTTTTACGCAGTTAAAAGCCTTAGCAAGTGGTGAAATTGACGATATTGATCAGCGTGAATATGTGGATATTGAGTACCATACCCATGTTCCGCCACAGCCAAATTTAAGACAACAGTTTGAAGATGCTTTGCCACCGGATCGTTATCGTCTAGTGCGTATTTCCCGACAATATTTAACCACAGAAAAAAATGGCGATGATGCAATTCAAGTCAGTTTAGAACCACCAACACCTGAAAAACTGTTTCAACAGATTTGGGAAAAAAATGGTTATGCCAATGATGATGCTGTGTTGAAAGATTTTTTAAGCCTCGTTCATGAAGCCGAAAAATCACTTGAAGATGAACACAAAGCATAAGGAGTTGCCATGAAAATTTTATCTATTCGACTTAAAAATCTGGCATCTCTTTCAGGTGAACATTTTATTGATTTTGAATCTGAACCTTTGGCTTCGGCAGGTTTAGTGGCGATTGTCGGGAAAACAGGTGCTGGCAAATCCACCATTTTAGATGCGATGTGTCTTGCCCTGTTTAATAAAATTCCGCGTTTAAAAGACAGTGATGGCAAACTCACTGATGTTGATGGATCAGAATTATTGACCAATTCACCACTGACCGTTTTACGTCGTGGCACGGCGCATGGTTTTGCTGAACTGACCTTTGTGGCACAGGATCAAAAGCACTATCTGGCACGTTGGGAACTGAAACGTTCACGTGAAAAAGCTGATGGAAAATTACAAAGTGTACAACGTTATTTAAAATGCCTAACCTATGGTGTCGTTGTTGCGGATAAAGCCAAAGCTGTAGATGCAAGTATCCATCAAATCACCCAACTCACATTTGAACAGTTCACTCGTGCGGTACTTTTGGCACAGTCTGAAGTGACCGCATTCTTAAAAGCCCGTGACAATGAACGTGGTGAATTACTTGAATATTTAACCAATTCTTCAATCTTTGCCAAGATCGGTCAATTGGCTTTTGAGCGCACCAAAGCTGTTGCTATAAAACGTAAAGAGCTGGAAAATTTGCTTGGACATATCGAGATCCTTTCAGATGAACAGGTTGCTGAATTGTCCAATCAGTTTCAAATGGTTAATACTGAATATCAAAAACTGGATGCTGAAAAATCACAACTTGAAAAGCTACGTCTATGGTTTGAGCGTAAGCAAAAGTTTGATCAAGAGATTATTTTAAAACAACAAACAGTTGATACGCATCTTCAAGAGCAACAAAACTTAGCACCTGAACGTGAGCGTTTAACACGTTTGGAAATATTCTCCGAAATTCGTCCGCATGTGTTTCAGCAACAGCAACTGATCAAAGCTGAACAGGAACTTGCGCCACAAATTCAGCAACAGCAAAGTATCTTTAATGAATTATCAACGCAGTTTGAAGCTCAAAAAACTCATTATCTACAAGCTGAAACTGCACTGGCTGAGATTCAAAATTTTGAAAATCTAAACTTAGACAAAATCAATACTGTACGTGACTGTAATACTGAGCGTGACCGTATCGTGATTGAGTTTAAGAAAATCCAAGTAAAGCTTGCTGAGTTAGAACAAGCTCAACAACCTTATGCACAACAGAAACAACAGCTTGAACAACAAATTCAGCAGATTCAACAACAGCAAGATCATGTGACTGGACAACTGTTATCTACCCAACAATTTACAACTTTAGATAAAGGCTTATCTGCTCACCTACAGCAACTCGTGCAATTTATTCAGCAATATCAAAATATTGAAAATCAACTCGGTAATCCTACACAAGCCGAAAAACAGCTCAATGCGCAAAAAACTGAATTACAACAAGCCATTGCACAGTCTGGAAATATTGAGCAACTTGAAAAACATCTTGAAGATGGACGACAACAACGAGAATTAAAACTCAATCAAGCTAATCAACTGGATGTGATTCAGCAAAAGCTCAATCAATACTTTGATTTACACAGTGAATCTCAGCAAATTCAAACCAAATTTCAAAATATCACGGCGCAATTACAGCAAAGTGAAAAAAGCACCTTAATTGCTGAACAAGACTATCAATCCGCCAAAGACGCACGATTGAAATTACAAGAAATTCTGCAACAGCAACGCTTACTCCACACTGAAAATGTAGAACATTTACGTGCAGAACTGAATAATGGCGAGCCATGTCTAGTCTGCGGTAGTACTTCGCATCCCTATAAAGTCGATGATTCTACGGTATCCAAAGCCTTGTTTGACCTACATCAACAACAGGAACAGCAAGCACTGGTTAAAGAGCAAGAAACTTTAAAAAATTGGCAACAATCACAGCAAAATTTAAGTAAATTCTCTGCTGAGCATGAACAGTTAAAAAGTGCAATTCAAAGCAACTCTGAGAAAACTGCGCAAATTGTAAATGCTTTAAATGAGCAGATTCAAACAGCGAATATTCAACTGAATCTGAACTTATCATCTGCTGAAATTACACAAAAAATCCAACAATTTATTCAGCAAAATCAGTTCGATTTACAGCATATTGAAACACAGACCAATCAGTCGATTGTGAATATTAAACAGCAACAACACCTGATTCAAAATATCCAACAAGCTGAACATTTACTGCAAAATGCACATAATTTACAACAACAAGTTTCACATCTTGTGGCGTGTCTATCCGATACTAAAAAAGAACAATGGCAACAACAGACGACTGCTCAAGCACAGCAACTACATACACAACTTAAAAACCGCTTACTACAGATTGAGCAATTTGAACTATTGAAACAACAACTCGATCATGCATCACAACAGCTTCATACTACACAGTTAAATCTGGATAATACGTCAAATCAAATTGCTGAAACGACGGATAACTTCAATGCGATCAAGGTTAAAGGACAACAGAATACTGAAAAAGCCAATCAGCTGATCTTAGAAATGACAGGTTTAACTGACATTAAACCGAATGAATGGTTGGCTGAACATGATGCCAAACGCCAAAATTCACAAGTGCATTATCAGCAACTGAAACAGCAGTTTGACCAATCACGCAGCCAATATGAACAGCAAAAAAGTCGTGTAGAACAGCTACTGGCTCAGCAGCAACAAAGTCAGAATAGCCTGAGTCAGGTGAATCGTGATATTCAAAACTGGTTGAATGTTCATGCTGATTTTCAGGTGAATGATCTGGCTGAACTAACACAGATCACGTCTGCGCAGGAACAGCAGATTCGCCAAAACCTGCAAAATACTGAACGCTTACTGCACGAAGCAAGTTCTGTGCTTAAAACCATTCAGGCGCAACTGGCGGAGCATGTATTGCAACAACCTGAGATTGATTTTGCACAATTACAGCAGTTGATTACAGATAATATTGAAGCACTGAAAGCGCAGTCTGAACTTCGTGATCAGATCAAAATTGATCTGGCAAAACATGAAAGTAATGTACAAAAGCAGAAACAATTTGCCGATCAGATTCAAGAAGTGCAACAAGAAGAACATCGCTGGAG containing:
- the ntrR gene encoding ADPR responsive transcriptional repressor NtrR, producing MTFSSEQDFLNQYNKKDFEAPLFTVDMAIFSVNAGQLQVLLIKRSNFPQKDKWALPGGFVDLSKDTDLMASAHRKLVEKTGLKSPHLEQVCTVGNATRDPRGWAVTSLYFALIDFKEFQRIATEQTEQNKTEYSEWMTIADAKKLDLAFDHLQLLDMAVERLSSKARYTALPVSLMPELFTLTELQQIYEIILGQSLEKKSFRRRMIEAGAVEETDQSKIAGKRPAQLYKYALDSFDFHFPRILEYPRNSLDKS
- a CDS encoding AAA family ATPase, whose amino-acid sequence is MKILSIRLKNLASLSGEHFIDFESEPLASAGLVAIVGKTGAGKSTILDAMCLALFNKIPRLKDSDGKLTDVDGSELLTNSPLTVLRRGTAHGFAELTFVAQDQKHYLARWELKRSREKADGKLQSVQRYLKCLTYGVVVADKAKAVDASIHQITQLTFEQFTRAVLLAQSEVTAFLKARDNERGELLEYLTNSSIFAKIGQLAFERTKAVAIKRKELENLLGHIEILSDEQVAELSNQFQMVNTEYQKLDAEKSQLEKLRLWFERKQKFDQEIILKQQTVDTHLQEQQNLAPERERLTRLEIFSEIRPHVFQQQQLIKAEQELAPQIQQQQSIFNELSTQFEAQKTHYLQAETALAEIQNFENLNLDKINTVRDCNTERDRIVIEFKKIQVKLAELEQAQQPYAQQKQQLEQQIQQIQQQQDHVTGQLLSTQQFTTLDKGLSAHLQQLVQFIQQYQNIENQLGNPTQAEKQLNAQKTELQQAIAQSGNIEQLEKHLEDGRQQRELKLNQANQLDVIQQKLNQYFDLHSESQQIQTKFQNITAQLQQSEKSTLIAEQDYQSAKDARLKLQEILQQQRLLHTENVEHLRAELNNGEPCLVCGSTSHPYKVDDSTVSKALFDLHQQQEQQALVKEQETLKNWQQSQQNLSKFSAEHEQLKSAIQSNSEKTAQIVNALNEQIQTANIQLNLNLSSAEITQKIQQFIQQNQFDLQHIETQTNQSIVNIKQQQHLIQNIQQAEHLLQNAHNLQQQVSHLVACLSDTKKEQWQQQTTAQAQQLHTQLKNRLLQIEQFELLKQQLDHASQQLHTTQLNLDNTSNQIAETTDNFNAIKVKGQQNTEKANQLILEMTGLTDIKPNEWLAEHDAKRQNSQVHYQQLKQQFDQSRSQYEQQKSRVEQLLAQQQQSQNSLSQVNRDIQNWLNVHADFQVNDLAELTQITSAQEQQIRQNLQNTERLLHEASSVLKTIQAQLAEHVLQQPEIDFAQLQQLITDNIEALKAQSELRDQIKIDLAKHESNVQKQKQFADQIQEVQQEEHRWSKISGLMGDSTGKKFRDYAQQFNLDILLEHANQQLAMLSQRYTLKRLDNSLSLAIIDHDMDGETRSVASLSGGESFLTALALSLAIANMASGSMKIESLFIDEGFGTLDASSLHMVMNALDQLQNQGRKVVLISHIQDMHERIPVQIQVRPLGAGASTIEVVS
- a CDS encoding VOC family protein translates to MTALTYFEIQSSNPEREVKFYSEVFGWTFTKVEGLPIQYYQIETANIHGGLLERPAQTPPIHCGTNAFTCSFEVADFDQTAEKILALGGQVAMEKFAIPNKCWQGYFLDAANNTFGLVQVDPNAG
- a CDS encoding exonuclease SbcCD subunit D, which produces MTVRFFHTSDWHLGQFFYNHSRQYEHEQFLVWLLEQIKEKQPHALLIAGDIFDVINPASSAQKQLYQFLADAHDLAPHMQTLMIAGNHDSGYRIEQVEPLLEKYHAKTVGVIHKNSEGLIDLDRLLIPIYDENKNIVAWCLALPFLRPAEITGLNEHTTNSQNAIAYVHQQLISAAKQRKTDDQALILMSHAHMQGGETSDSERPIIIGNEEALSTALFDDVIDYVALGHLHKPQKVGQEHIRYSGSPIPLSFSEINYKHQIVEVTIDPSKNDESRFHYDAIAIPRSIKLHKIKGELNEVFTQLKALASGEIDDIDQREYVDIEYHTHVPPQPNLRQQFEDALPPDRYRLVRISRQYLTTEKNGDDAIQVSLEPPTPEKLFQQIWEKNGYANDDAVLKDFLSLVHEAEKSLEDEHKA